The following coding sequences lie in one Periophthalmus magnuspinnatus isolate fPerMag1 chromosome 24, fPerMag1.2.pri, whole genome shotgun sequence genomic window:
- the mtfr2 gene encoding mitochondrial fission regulator 2, translating into MSLLEDILHVLRMVLEYFGAPPEMLVPVWDCELCGQYRSIVRMIGTNLPLQPPPRVHFQIPLISHKPQGYVDVSMDTPTIPSFADILWVCEDEGNSSTRTRNHLLFNMQNTVINRNVSTVQRLKLHQNQRDFSSMKPPPDPDALKKISALETELLKLRAQIALIVTAPLAPDLECAPVMSPPALASTPLRPPAPLPPPPPPLPPSCPSTSAPFQSVSELIKARKQNHDNDSQKDSTMIEGRGLPSMLDVLKDLNQVKLRSVQRSPGGTPVRKRRSKGGIALHSDPAALIADALKRKFAHHHHNNSSDKENSRELSPFSSPETPKFIHHRRSQGRRYM; encoded by the exons ATGTCTTTGTTGGAGGATATCTTGCATGTACTGCGCATGGTCCTGGAGTATTTTGGAGCTCCTCCAGAAATG TTGGTTCCCGTGtgggactgtgagctgtgtggtCAGTATCGCAGCATTGTGAGGATGATCGGGACAAATCTTCCACTGCAGCCACCTCCAAGGGTCCACTTTCAG ATTCCACTCATCTCCCATAAGCCTCAGGGTTATGTggatgtctccatggataccCCCACCATCCCCTCGTTTGCTGACATTTTGTGGGTCTGTGAGGATGAGGGGAACAGCTCTACAAGGACCAG GAACCATTTGCTATTTAATATGCAAAATACAGTAATAAACAGGAATGTATCTACAGTCCAGAGACTAAAGCTACATCAAAATCAAAGAGATTTCAGTTCGATGAAACCACCTCCTGACCCAGATGCCTTAAAGAAAATCTCTGCGCTGGAGACTGAGCTTCTCAAACTTCGAGCTCAAATCGCCCTGATAGTTACTGCGCCTCTTGCTCCAG ATCTTGAATGTGCGCCTGTGATGTCCCCTCCAGCCTTGGCATCCACACCTCTGCGTCCTCCTGCTCCATTgcccccaccccctcctcctctaccaCCCTCCTGTCCCAGCACCAGTGCTCCATTCCAGTCTGTTTCAGAGCTCATCAAAGCTCGCAAACAAAACCATGACAACGATTCACAAAAGGACAGTACAATGATTGAGGGGAGAGGACTTCCTTCTATGTTGGATGTTCTCAAAGACTTGAATCAAGTTAAACTACGCTCAGTGCAGAG ATCACCAGGGGGCACTCCAGTCAGGAAGAGGCGCAGTAAAGGGGGGATAGCTTTGCACAGTGACCCTGCAGCTCTCATAGCTGACGCGTTAAAGAGGAAATTTGCCCACCATCACCATAATAATTCCTCAGATAAAGAAAATTCACGGGAACTATCGCCTTTTAGCAGTCCAGAGACACCCAAG TTCATTCACCACCGACGGAGCCAAGGCCGACGTTACatgtaa
- the LOC117393084 gene encoding cAMP-specific 3',5'-cyclic phosphodiesterase 7B-like isoform X2, producing the protein MSCLIVEGCGAVTLKRTEQNAIQVRMLADGRVRTRHAGVLLERRGSYPLIDLRINTSAQQGEVELCNRRKVKRLLSFQRYCHASRLLRGLVPHSPGSMHLLDDDYLGQAGHMLSKVSTWNFDIFLFDRLTNGNSLVTLMCHLFNVYDLVHHFQLDMVKLHRFLGMVQEDYHSQNPYHNAVHAADVTQAMYCYLKETKLAEQLSPLDIFLGLMAAAAHDVDHPGVNQPFLIKTRHHLASLYQNTSVLESHHWRSTVGMLRESGLLSHLPPDMSQDIEQQLGSLILATDISRQNEFLLSFREHLDLQDLDLQLASHRHFILQIALKCADVCNPCRVWELSHQWSERVCEEFYRQGDLERKFELEISPLCDQQTDSVPAIQIGFISYIVEPLFEEWHRFTEASPLSQTMMGHLHKNKARWTRLRYAQGQSDTQDEETELEGRRDGDIP; encoded by the exons ATGTCCTGTTTAATTGTCGAG GGTTGTGGAGCAGTCACGCTGAAACGGACGGAGCAGAATGCCATACAAGTTCGCATGCTGG ctgaTGGCAGAGTGCGCACGAGACACGCGGGTGTGCTGCTGGAGAGAAGAGGCTCCTATCCTTTGATCGACCTGCGTATCAACA CCAGCGCCCAGCAGGGGGAAGTAGAGCTGTGTAACAGGAGAAAGGTGAAGCGCCTGCTGAGTTTCCAGAGGTACTGCCACGCATCCCGCCTGCTCCGGGGCCTGGTGCCTCACAGCCCCGGCTCCATGCACCTGCTGGATGACGACTATCTAGGACAAGCTGGG CACATGCTCTCTAAAGTCAGCACATGGAACTTTGATATTTTCCTCTTTGATCGCCTCACTAATG GAAACAGCCTGGTGACCCTTATGTGCCATCTATTTAATGTTTACGACCTTGTTCACCACTTTCAGTTGGATATGGTCAAACTACACAGGTTTTTAG gtATGGTGCAGGAGGACTACCACTCCCAGAATCCTTACCACAATGCTGTCCATGCTGCTGATGTCACACAAGCCATGTACTGTTACCTGAAGGAGACCAAG CTAGCAGAGCAGCTGAGCCCTCTAGACATATTCCTGGGGCTAATGGCCGCAGCTGCCCACGATGTGGACCACCCCGGGGTCAACCAACCTTTTCTCATCAAGACGCGCCACCACCTGGCCTCACTCTACCAG AACACATCTGTGCTGGAGAGTCACCACTGGAGGTCCACTGTGGGCATGTTGCGAGAGTCCGGCCTGCTGTCTCACTTGCCTCCAGACATGTC GCAGGACATAGAGCAGCAGTTAGGCTCTCTGATCCTCGCCACAGACATCAGCCGACAGAATGAGTTCCTCCTGAGCTTCAGAGAGCACCTGGACCTGCAGGACCTAGACCTGCAGCTGGCCTCACACAGGCACTTCATACTGCAG ATCGCTCTGAAATGCGCAGACGTGTGTAACCCATGCCGTGTTTGGGAGCTGAGCCATCAGTGGAGTGAGAGGGtctgtgaggagttttacaggcAGG GTGATCTGGAGAGGAAGTTTGAGTTGGAAATTAGTCCCCTGTGTGATCAACAGACGGACTCGGTCCCAGCCATTCAAATAG GCTttatttcatacattgtggAGCCTCTGTTTGAGGAGTGGCACCGCTTCACAGAGGCCAGTCCACTGAGCCAAACTATGATGGGTCACCTGCACAAGAACAAAGCTCGTTGGACCCGCCTTCGATACGCACAGGGCCAATCAGACACACAAGATGAAGAGACGGAGCTAGAGGGCAGAAGGGACGGCGACATACCCTAA
- the LOC117393084 gene encoding cAMP-specific 3',5'-cyclic phosphodiesterase 7B-like isoform X1, which translates to MPVLEGLWSADLRLQDSGLGSVVDVCPEDAPGSPMWDTLRTPPVTCGGGLSLALELPALIRQLRAVWRARRGGTQSPLKSRSEDWVEPEEEDGKEVDQVPEKSKQKQQADGRVRTRHAGVLLERRGSYPLIDLRINTSAQQGEVELCNRRKVKRLLSFQRYCHASRLLRGLVPHSPGSMHLLDDDYLGQAGHMLSKVSTWNFDIFLFDRLTNGNSLVTLMCHLFNVYDLVHHFQLDMVKLHRFLGMVQEDYHSQNPYHNAVHAADVTQAMYCYLKETKLAEQLSPLDIFLGLMAAAAHDVDHPGVNQPFLIKTRHHLASLYQNTSVLESHHWRSTVGMLRESGLLSHLPPDMSQDIEQQLGSLILATDISRQNEFLLSFREHLDLQDLDLQLASHRHFILQIALKCADVCNPCRVWELSHQWSERVCEEFYRQGDLERKFELEISPLCDQQTDSVPAIQIGFISYIVEPLFEEWHRFTEASPLSQTMMGHLHKNKARWTRLRYAQGQSDTQDEETELEGRRDGDIP; encoded by the exons ATGCCGGTCCTGGAGGGTCTATGGAGTGCGGACCTTCGACTGCAAGATTCTGGACTCGGAAGTGTTGTTGATGTCTGTCCTGAAGATGCCCCCGGCTCCCCAATGTGGGATACTCTCAGGACACCCCCGGTCACTTGTGGTGGTGGGCTGTCTTTGGCTTTAGAGCTGCCAGCCCTTATTCGGCAACTCAGGGCTGTGTGGAGGGCCAGGAGAGGGGGTACACAGAGCCCCCTGAAAAGCAGAAGTGAGGACTGGGTAGAACCAGAGGAAGAAGACGGAAAGGAGGTGGATCAGGTACCAGAGAAGAGCAAGCAAAAACAACAAG ctgaTGGCAGAGTGCGCACGAGACACGCGGGTGTGCTGCTGGAGAGAAGAGGCTCCTATCCTTTGATCGACCTGCGTATCAACA CCAGCGCCCAGCAGGGGGAAGTAGAGCTGTGTAACAGGAGAAAGGTGAAGCGCCTGCTGAGTTTCCAGAGGTACTGCCACGCATCCCGCCTGCTCCGGGGCCTGGTGCCTCACAGCCCCGGCTCCATGCACCTGCTGGATGACGACTATCTAGGACAAGCTGGG CACATGCTCTCTAAAGTCAGCACATGGAACTTTGATATTTTCCTCTTTGATCGCCTCACTAATG GAAACAGCCTGGTGACCCTTATGTGCCATCTATTTAATGTTTACGACCTTGTTCACCACTTTCAGTTGGATATGGTCAAACTACACAGGTTTTTAG gtATGGTGCAGGAGGACTACCACTCCCAGAATCCTTACCACAATGCTGTCCATGCTGCTGATGTCACACAAGCCATGTACTGTTACCTGAAGGAGACCAAG CTAGCAGAGCAGCTGAGCCCTCTAGACATATTCCTGGGGCTAATGGCCGCAGCTGCCCACGATGTGGACCACCCCGGGGTCAACCAACCTTTTCTCATCAAGACGCGCCACCACCTGGCCTCACTCTACCAG AACACATCTGTGCTGGAGAGTCACCACTGGAGGTCCACTGTGGGCATGTTGCGAGAGTCCGGCCTGCTGTCTCACTTGCCTCCAGACATGTC GCAGGACATAGAGCAGCAGTTAGGCTCTCTGATCCTCGCCACAGACATCAGCCGACAGAATGAGTTCCTCCTGAGCTTCAGAGAGCACCTGGACCTGCAGGACCTAGACCTGCAGCTGGCCTCACACAGGCACTTCATACTGCAG ATCGCTCTGAAATGCGCAGACGTGTGTAACCCATGCCGTGTTTGGGAGCTGAGCCATCAGTGGAGTGAGAGGGtctgtgaggagttttacaggcAGG GTGATCTGGAGAGGAAGTTTGAGTTGGAAATTAGTCCCCTGTGTGATCAACAGACGGACTCGGTCCCAGCCATTCAAATAG GCTttatttcatacattgtggAGCCTCTGTTTGAGGAGTGGCACCGCTTCACAGAGGCCAGTCCACTGAGCCAAACTATGATGGGTCACCTGCACAAGAACAAAGCTCGTTGGACCCGCCTTCGATACGCACAGGGCCAATCAGACACACAAGATGAAGAGACGGAGCTAGAGGGCAGAAGGGACGGCGACATACCCTAA
- the armc1l gene encoding armadillo repeat containing 1, like — MMDALSVVTQLRDLASEPQNREVIVQDQGCLPGLVLFLDHQSPEVLFATLQTLRYLAEMSPNIPTMKNELGMMVSLENLMGRNGLSVDITSLAREVYDILMMPARPATPERPRGKKPQFFINSSSKKAKSVTLHIQGLDSTEQRSLCEEALLKVKGVISFTFQMASKRCTVRIRSDLPTESLAAAIAATKILSAEQVVKNEEGKEVLVPLKVSGAEVKQNTALPDYLPEDEDSPEKDLSRAVSRTTAKEDSSGSWLNTAASFLTKTFYW, encoded by the exons ATGATGGATGCTCTATCGGTGGTCACCCAGCTCCGTGACCTTGCCTCAGAGCCACAGAACCGCGAGGTGATTGTCCAGGACCAGGGCTGTCTCCCGGGGCTGGTGCTATTCTTGGACCATCAGAGTCCCGAGGTGCTGTTTGCCACTCTGCAG ACTCTGCGATACTTGGCTGAAATGTCTCCTAACATTCCCACTATGAAGAATGAGCTGGGCATGATGGTCAGCTTAGAAAATCTTATGGGAAG GAATGGTTTGTCTGTGGATATCACATCCCTGGCTAGAGAGGTCTATGATATTCTCATGATGCCTGCCAGGCCAGCCACACCTGAAAGGCCGAGGGGAAAGAAACCTCAGTTTTTTATCAACTCTTCAAGTAAGAAGGCCAAGTCTGTGACCCTACACATCCAGGGGCTGGACAGTACT GAACAGCGCAGTCTTTGTGAAGAGGCTCTTCTAAAGGTGAAAGGAGTCATCAGTTTCACTTTCCAGATGGCTTCAAAGAGATGCACTGTTCGTATTCGCTCTGATCTTCCCACTGAG AGTCTAGCAGCAGCAATTGCTGCTACAAAGATACTGTCGGCCGAGCAGGTGGTGAAGAATGAAGAAGGGAAAGAG GTTTTGGTCCCCCTTAAAGTGAGTGGAGcagaagtgaaacaaaacactgctctgCCAGACTACCTCCCAGAGGATGAGGACAGCCCGGAGAAGGACCTGAGCCGCGCAGTCTCTCGCACCACTGCCAAAGAAGACTCGAGTGGGAGCTGGCTCAATACTGCTGCCAGTTTCCTCACCAAAACCTTCTATTGGTGA